The Ignavibacteria bacterium genome contains the following window.
AAATCAATACTCTGTCATATCAGAAACTATTGCTTTAGATACTGTAAACACTGATCAGTAATGTAAAAATAAATTTTACATAATACTCAAACAACATTACAATTAGCCTCAGCTCAACATTTTTAAATTATTCTGATATTTTAATCTAAAAATTTTGAAGACAAATCTTCCCAATCTTTATTGACTGATTCTATTAAATTTATTTTCCATTCCCTATGCCAGTTCTTCAATTGTTTTTCTCTTCTGATTGCATCATTAATATTATTGAATACCTCAAAATAGACGAGTTTGGTTAGATTATATCTTTTAGTGAAACCATTAATTAGTTTATTCTTATGTTCATAAACTCTTCTTGCTAAATTATTAGTAACACCAATGTATAATACTTTTGAATTGTTTGTCATTATATAGACATAATAATTTTTCAAGATTTAATACCTTAATTTTTTTAACATCATTAAAGATTTTTAATCAACATAATTAAGAAAGTCTTATTATTGTCACTCTGAACTTGTTTCAGAGTTTCTCTCTGTAAAAAAATACAATTCATCAATTCCAATGTCACCCTGAACTTGTTTCAAAGTCACCCCGAACTTGTTTCAGGGTCTCTCTCTGTTAAAAAAATACAATTCATCATTACAATGTCACCCTGAACTTGGTTCAGGGTCTATTTCTATTAAAAAACAAGATGCCAAAAACAAGTTCAGCATGACAGTTAAGGTTTTCAAAGAATACAATTCATCATTTCAACGTCACCCTGAACTTGTTTCAGGGTCTTTCTCTGTTAAAAAAATTAGATGCCGAAACAAGTTCAGCATGACAGTTAAGGTTTTCAAAAAATACAATTCATCATTTCAACGTCACCCTGAACTTGTTTCAGGGTCTCTCTCTGTTAAAAAAATACAATTCATCATTACAATGTCACCCTGAACTTGTTTCAGGGTCTTCTCTGTCAAAAATTTAGATGCCGAAACAAGTTCGGCATGACAAGTAAGGGTTTTCAAAAAAATACAATTCATCAATTTCAAAGTCACCCTGAACTTGATTCAGGGTCTTTTTCTGTTAAAAAAATTAGATGCTGAAACAAGTTCAGCATGACAGCTAAGACTTATCAACATTCTTTTTTATCCAATTTATCCAATCACTTAATCCTTCCCCTGTTTTGCAAGATATTTCAAAGATTTTAAGGTTTGGATTTATAGAAAGTGCATT
Protein-coding sequences here:
- a CDS encoding GIY-YIG nuclease family protein — encoded protein: MTNNSKVLYIGVTNNLARRVYEHKNKLINGFTKRYNLTKLVYFEVFNNINDAIRREKQLKNWHREWKINLIESVNKDWEDLSSKFLD